Below is a window of Malania oleifera isolate guangnan ecotype guangnan chromosome 1, ASM2987363v1, whole genome shotgun sequence DNA.
GTCAACTGGCGATGTGGCTGCCCTATACAAATACAAAAACACTGTAGTGGATGTCAAAGTTGATACACAATCAAATGTGTGTTGCCTTCCTTGGCTTCTGTCTATTTGAATAAAGATCTAGCTTTGTCTCAaataaacatatttcattttcactcGGTTTTGGCAGATTTCAACAACTCTCACGATCTCGGAGGTTCTCCCATCCACCAAGACTATTGCGTCATTCAAGCTGCCTGATTACAACTCTGGCAAGGTTAGAAGCTTTGACATTTTCGTAAGCTAGGATCATACTATAATGGTGGGTGGTTGTTCTGACATTCTTAAACTTCCTACCCCTTTCTCTTTTGCAGCTGGAGGTTCAGTACTTCCATCACCATGCCACCTTCACAACAGCCGCCACTTTGAAACAATCCCCAGCAATTGACCTCTCAGCCACCATTGGTACTCCGACCATTGCTTTTGGCGCAGAGGCAGGTTATGAGACTGCTACTGGTAGTTTTGCAAAGTACACTGCCGGCATTAGTGTGACAAAACCAGATTCTTGTGCTTCAATAATATTGTAAGCCCCTGGACTAGTAACAACCACCGTATTTCAACtgttatattgaatttttttttggttctaAATATTGGATCGCGTTTCACACAATGATTGATGTAAGATTTTTTATACTTCTCTCTTTTAGGGGTGACAAGGGAGACACAATAAGGGCGTCGTATGTACACCATCTGGATCTTTTGAAGAAAAGCTCTGCTGTGGGAGAGATCACTAGAAGGTTCTCAACAAATGAGAATACGTTTACAGTTGGAGGATCATATGCAATTGATACCTTAACGGTGGTGAAAGCGAAGCTGAACAACCACGGTAAACTCGGAGCACTCCTGCAGCATGAGCTCATTCCCAAATCTGTCATGACAATATCGGGCGAGTTCGACACCAAGGCCTTGGACAAAACTCCAAGGTTTGGCGTGGCACTAGCTCTGAAGCCTTAGGTTTCTTTACCATTGAAGGTGCACGCACCCTTAGAAACTCGACACCCGTTTTGATTTTTTCTGTTCGTCGTCCCTTGTAAGGGAGCGTACAATAAATAGCTCCACAGATGTATTTGTTGTTTCTAGGTTTTGGATGGCTGTGGATGGAATGCTTTGATACCTGAAGCCCTACATGGTTttctttcctttttggttttttaaTTTTCCTCGGCATTTTGATCTCTCCTTACGGGGAGGGTGCTTTTGGTTTGGATTGGCGAAGTTGTCAATTGGTTACATATTTCATTTATCGGTTAATTTTAGAACTCGACATACTGATTTGTCATTCTTCTGTTCTAAATTAGTTTTTTAGCGTTGTTACAAGAGTGCATTGGGAGTGGATGAAAGAGGATGTGGAATGCAAGGGAAAATTGGGGgctttttgaatattttttctgtttttttaagTAGATTTATAAAAAAGttggattaatttttatttttggagcATTTGTACTAAAAAAGTTGAAAATATGACAGGGTTTAGCACTACTTGTGCAAAGTTTGTTTTTGATTGGTAACTTTTAAAGTAATTATAAAAAGATGATATCCCTTCAACACGAGCCGAGGGGTCGAgaagtataaaagaaaaaattttaaatttgtataaaatattttcttcatacttaataaattttttattgcttatagaatttttttttaaaaaaaaatcatatttttgcaaTTGTTTAAGAATTTAGAATAAAGATAGAAGCAATTTTCTATAGCTGAAtaaattctttattttattttattttaattttttaatataaatcttgagaattaaaaaaataaattgatgtTTTTATAATTTTGAGAAACGAAGAATAAAATTAGTCCCTACACCTAAAGTTCATAAGACCTTCGTAGGATCAAGGCGGGAAAGGGGACTTCTTCACCCTCCCCCAAAATAAGTTGATTGTAAAATTAGCCAGAGTAGAAGGGGTGCTGACTAGACTCTGTGATAAGCATACTGTTtagttgaaaaaattaaaaagaaaaatttgagACTCGGTTTAGAAACTAACTTCCCTTGAGAGACTTCAAGAATCTCAAACACCTCTCTTTAAGATTTATAAAAAGAAATACAAATCTCTCCCTATATTTTACGAAGACACGTATTTGAAGgaaaaatttatgcatttttcttTGACAAACTTCAAAggctgtaataataataataattattttttgggttttttacACAAGACTTGGCATCAAATACCTTAAGCAAGGGATTTTATAGCTCCATATGATATTTTATTCCATGAGAATTCAAAATTATCAAGGGTTACAACAGTAATCCCAAACAACAATCACTCTCACATCTCATCAAATAAACAAATATTTGTATGCCTGTGATGaaaagaagaaagtaaaaaaagATAAAAGCAAAGAAGACTGTAAAAGAAAAGAATTCTGCTGTTTTTTCTTATATTCAGTGTGTAAATGCAGaacagtgtgtatatatatacacaggagagagagagtaaaatatTCTCTGtaacaaacttaacaaaaaaaataataaaaagaaaaatataaaattagaaCAGCCAAAATCCGTTGAGCTGAAAATTATTCTTGAGCGTAGGGTGGTTGAGTAGTGTTGATACGCCCCTGCGAGCCAAACGTGTGTGGAAGAACAGTGAGGCTCGAACGGAGAGATGCAAATCGAGAAGCAGATAAAGGCTTTGTGAAGATATCAGCGAATTGATCCCTGCTTGAAAGAAAAGAGACCTGAAGAGCTCCTGCCTGAATGCGATCACGGACAAAATGATAGTCAACATCAACATGTTTAGTTCGAGAGTGCATAACTGGATTCATAGACAAGTAAGTTGCTCCCAAGTTATCACAAAAGAGAGTCGGAGATGTGGATAGGAAAACACCCAATTCAGATAGAAGGGATTGTAACCACAGTAATTCACAAGTGGCATGGGCTAGAGCTTTGTACTTAGCCTCTGTGCTGGATCTGGCAAtaatgggttgcttctttgagcTCCATGAAACTAAGTTGCCACCAAAGAAGACGCAGTAACCTCTAGTTGAATTTTTGTCATCGGGACACCCTGCCCAGTCTGCATCTGTGTAGGTAGCCAGGGATAAGTTATGTGAGGGTTGCAGCCATAATGCAGAGTATGTTTTAGATAGCATAAGATGCGGTTAACACTCTGCTAGTGAGATAGACATGGGGCATGCATGAATTGACAAACACGATTGACAGAGAAGGCCAGGTCTGGTCTGGTGAAGAGTAGGTACTGTAAGCTGCCTACTACACTACGATATAGCGTAGGATCTGGAACAGGAGTGGAGTCAAACGTAGACAATTTAGTGGAGGAGGACATAGGACTGGTGATTGGCTTGCAGTTCATCATATTTGTCTTGTTAAGTAGATCCAAGATATATTTCCGTTGACCCAGCAGAGGTATGATGACATTCAACACCCAAGAAGTAGTGTAAAGATCCCAGATCCTTGATAATAAAGTCAGAGTTCAGGGCAGAACTGAAGTGAGATATAACACTCGAACTGGAGCCTGTAATcacaatgtcatcaacatatacaaGAAGGTAAATTGTGATGGATTGATGTTGATAAATGAATAGGGATGTATCTAATTTGGAAACAATAATCCAAGTTCCAGCAGCCGAGAGCTGAGCCTAGCATACCAAGCTCGAGGGGCCTGTTTAAGGCCATAGAGAGCACGATTGAGTTTACAAACATAATGAGGATATTGTGGATGAATGAACCCAGGGGGTTGAGTCATGAAAACCTGCTCATCTAAATTGCCATGTAAAAATGCATTCTGAACATCCAATTGATGAATTGGCCAGCCAGACGAGACTATAATGGAGAGAACTAACCTGATTGTAGTAGGTTTGATCACAGGACTAAAGATTTCAGTGTAATCCAAACCTTCAAGTTGGCTATAACCTTTGGCAACCAGGCGGGCCTTTCGTCTCTCAATGGATCCATTTGACAAATGTTTCGTCTTAAAAATCCAACGACAGCCAACAACATGTTGATTGGGTGTAGGAGGAACAAGAGACCATGTATTTGTGGACATCAAAGCATCAAACTCAACCTGCATCGCATGCCTCCATTCAGGAAATTTGGAGGCTTGAGTAACCAAGGTGGGCTCCTCTGGGATAGTAATGGTAGTGGTATGGGCGCGAGGCGGAGGCCAGGGGATGGTTCCatcaatttgaattttagggCAAACTTTTTGTGCTTTGGCTCTTGTGTGCATGGGGTGAACAGAGGTGGTAGGAGTCACagagggagaaggagaagaaggcgaAGGGGAGTGTGACGATGGTGACGAGTCGAGGGAAGCCCTAGTGGAATGTCGAGAGGAGGAAACAGGAGCAGTTGAGACAGGTGGGAGCTAGGTTTGGGAGCGAGGGATGGAAGGATGTATTGAGGGCCTAGTGTTGCTGGGGGGAGATGATGGGTCGGGCCTAGAAGTGGGGAACAATCCAATGGGCGGTTTAGGAATGGGCTGAGCTGGACGAGAATGAAGGGAGCTGAAACTAGAATCAGCAAATGGAAAGACATTTTCGTCAAATAAAACATCCCGGGAGATATACATACGACCAGTAGGAACATGAAAACACAGATAACCATGATGAGAAGAACTATAACCGAGAAAAACACAAGGAAGGGATCTGAAGTCCATTTTGTGTCAATTATATGGCCTAAGATTAGGCCAACATTGACAGCCgaaagtttttaaaaaaaggtAATCAAGTTTGGAGTGAAATAAAATCTCAAATGGGGATTTGTTATTTAAAGTGGGGGAGGGTAGACGATTAATTAAGAAAGTCGCAGTAATAAAAGCATTGGACCAGTAGAAATGAGGCAAAGTAGAATGAGCAAGAAGAGCAAGGCCAGTTTCCACAATGTGCCTATGAGGGCAAGAGAGGCGATGACAAATACCAAAGGATTTTAACACATTATTCAGAGATCGAAATTCACCACCCCAATCAAATTGTAATGAACAGATTTTTGTATTAAAGAGAGTTTCTACATGGcgtttgaaaaacaaaaaaacagagACTACATCGGATTTGCACTTTAAAGGGAAAATCCAAGTAAATTGACTATAGTCATCTACAGAGGAAACATAAAAACGAAAACCACCACGGGAGATCACTGGTGCAGGGCCCCAAACATCGAGAAAATGAGATGAAGCGGGGTAGGTGAACGATGAGATGAGCGACCATAAGGGAGCTGGTGAAGCTTAGCCTTGCAGCACGAAGAGCATAAACCCGAAGAGGAGGATTTGGTGGGCAGAGACATCTGTGAGATGAGTTTATGTACTAATTGCATGGAGGGGTGACCAAGACGAGAGTGCCACTGAGATGAGGAGACACGCTCACCAACATGAGCGTGAGGAGATAGAGATGGGAACACGTACATGCCATCCTTAGTAGAACCGCGAAGAAGAAGCTGCTGAGTTTGATTGTCCTTCACACAAAAAAAAGATGAgtgaaattcaaaaaatacaaaattatcCTCATATAATTTGCGGactgaaattaaattcttagaaATTGAGGGAACATGATAAAGTTTGGAGAAGAGAATACTGCCATTGGAGGAGGGTATGGTGGAGCTGCCAACATGATGAATTGGGAGAGAAGAGCCATCATCAACACGAACTTGCTCATCACCTTTGTATTCAGAAGGGTTGAGAGAGAGATTAGAGAGATCATGGGTGAAGTGGTGGGTAGCTGCTGAATCGGGGTACCAACTGGAGTCTGTAGGTGGGGAAAAGGGTTGCTGAAATTGTGGGCCTAAAGTGAGGTGGGCTGAGAGGGAAGGGGGTGGAGGAGATTGATAGCTATAGTCAAATCGGTAGTAACAAGAGATGGCGGTGTGACCTCTTTTATGGCAAACCTGACAGGTGGGTCGGTTAGGTGAAAAGGGAACTGGGTTGGAAGAGGGAGGATGACCACCATGCCTCCCACGACCCCCACGACCACCACCTCTGAAATTGCCCCTAGCGTGTGAGAAGCCTCTGCCGCGAGAGAAGCCGGTAGCAAGTTTTGTTTGAGTAGTGTTGGTAGAAAATTCAGGAGATACTGTAAGCATGGTGCTCTAATGGTTCAAACGAGCTTCATGAGTCAGGAGATGGCTGTAAACTTACGCCGGAGTGAGTGGATCCACATGAGTAGTGATGGATGTAACAAGAGAATCATAGTCGGAGCCTAAACCAACCAGGAGATACGTaatgaaatcagatgaaggaatgaTTTTACGGGCCATGGCAAGGGAGTCCTGGAGGAGCTTTGCCCGACGATAGTATTTAGGTATGGTTTCTGAACCCTTCTTAAGGGTAGTGAGCTGGAGTTGAACTTGCATGATGCTTGGATTTGATTTTGCAACAAATAGATCTTCAAGCGTTGTCCACACCTCACGGGAAGAGGTAGTTGTGAGGACATGAGCAATCAGCGTTTTAGAGAGGGAGGAGATCAGGACGCTAATGATGGCTTGATCCTGTTGTTGCTAGGCGAGAAATTCAGGGGACGGTGCGTTGTTCTTGCCGATTGGGTGAGGAGGAACGAAGGACCCATCAATATATCCAAAGAGATTCTAGCCTTTGAGAGAGGATATGAGCTATGCCTTCCGCAGTAAGTAGTTGTCATGTGTTAATTTCACTGTAATCATATTGATGGGGGAAGGAAAAGAAATTACTGGAGGTTGTGTGTAAGAAGACGATGCAACAAGAGATTCTGCCATGCTGCAGACGAGGGAATGGATGCAAGTcctaacaaggctctgataccatgatgaaaagaaagtaaaaaaagaTAAAAGCAAAGAAGACTGTAAAAGAAAAGAATTCTGTTGCTTTTTCTTATATTTAGTGTGTAAACGCAGaacagtgtgtatatatatacacaggagagagagagggtaaaaTATTCTTTATaacaaacttaaaaaaaaaataatgaaaagaaaaatataaaatcagAACAGCCAAAATCCATTGAGCTGAAAATTATTCTTGAGCGCAGGATGGTTGAGTAGTGTTGATAGcctgcaataataataattattattattactattatttcaAAATTACTGAATATCCAAAGCTTattatacaaaatttttttttttttgtttattgatAAACTTCAATGCTACGAGCTTACAGAGTAAAATGAGACCTCTGTAAACATGGCAGAGGACATTATCCTATACACTTGCTGTGTGCTTGCAATCACGTAAAGCATCGACAGTACAAATCCGTTTGGCGTAGTGCAAGTGTGTTAATTGTTAACTTTATGCAAGTGTTCTCATATACTATAAAACGAGAAATCAATATGATTtctctttttttaattttagaaaatttgcACCCCTCAATCCACGAACCTCATATTTGCAGGTCAAGATAAAATAAATGATACAACATATATAAAATGTGTGTATCGCTCCCTATGCCCATGTCCAGGTGCTTCACACCTATTGActtctttttttaaaagaagTATCTGCAGGCTAAGCTAACAGTCGTCGCCAATAAATTGATTTCTTAGCTTCTCACCTACATACGTCAACAACACTTCAAAATCAAGAATGGCCTTCTGGAATAAAATGCACCAAATTAAATTCATGTCTCCGTAAATATCAAAAGACATtccaacaaataaaaataatgccTTCATTTTTGTTGCTTTCTACTTTTAATATTATCATAATTTATTACAGGGACCATCAACGTCCAAACAATAGAATAATAGGACAATTTGGTCCTAAAAAATATGATTCGCATGGCCTGGGGATGAGATTTCCAGCAAAGATACCCGTGGACAAGTGTGGGGGTGGGGTTCTCATGCTTTGATAGAATTATCCTTCATtttcacacaaaaaaaaaatgtagtatACTTTTCTACTGCATGTGTTGAAATAAGATGTCACAGCCCCCTGATAAACAGACATCTAGATCGGATGATGGGTTGGTTCTATTGTGAAACCTAGGCACCCACGGtgccaagaaaaataaataaatgtaggGAAATCATATATTCCTCGGCGCAAGAGTATCATTTCCAGTTTGATCCCTTTGAATTCTAGTTTATAAGTCACAATCCAATCTAAAATAATCTACTCGAGAGTTTTCTATCCTCTCGTGTGCTATTTGATTAGAATCAAATTTGAAGCACCAAATATTGGTAGGCATGCCCCATCTGTTATAGTACTCTCTAGCATTCTTGTATTGCTGTTTTTAGAACTTCCAAAAAAAAACCCACAATAGATTTTTGGCCACGCACTATATCATATATAAACAGAGAAATTCATTCTCATGAGCCCTAGGTGTGCTAATCCCATATTTTTTAACTTTCTGTATCATGCTGTGAAGCTGTCCATGCACCATTCCTAGGAAGAAGCTTCCCAATCAGAACTACCTCACATCATCATCTCAGAAGTATTGGACTGACCAATTATTGCTAAACCGCTACAGAAGATTCCAAGGCCAAATCCTTATCAAGGCTCTTGGACCTCTCCTCCCTGAGGTCAGTGCCCTCGCCAGTGAAGCTCTACCGCAGCTGTCATTTGGGCTTCTCAGTTAGGTTTGCCAATGATGGTAGAGCATCAAATATGGCAACAATACAAGCCCTCGTGACTCTTATAAGATGGCCCAGGTCTGCTAGGATTTTCAACTCTCATAAGCCACTAGGCAGCACATGCAAAGATATCTCCCCCCTCTCACACAAACTAAAATTTCATCATCTTTCTAAGAGCATGATTAGGTCTGCGCTTTTCCCCCCTTGTAAGGAAAGGATGGAGTTAGGGAGTCTCAAATTAAGAGTGACCAATAATTATTAAACGCTTTAAGACGTGAGACCAGACACACCCCCAGCACTAGGGGTGTGCAAACAGTAGGCTTGGCCAAATTTGGTTAATCAACCAAATTAACCGTAATTTTCAGTTAACAATAATCTCTAACCGAACCAACCAAATTAAGTGTTGTAACCAAACCGTACCCGACCAAACCAACTtttcaggtaattcggttaaccgaatttgactgaaataatttaaaattatttataaaaacaaaatatgattgcaaatttaaaattaattataaaattaatgtttAACCTTTCTTTTAATTGTAAGAGCTGAATTAGGAAAATGAcattgatttaataaataaattaaaaaaattgaataattatataatatataatatattagttatatttaatattactaatttatatttaatttttaattaattagtaattcgggtaATTTGGTTAAATGAATTAAAATTTCCCATACCCGTACCGAAAACCAAATACCCGAAATTATCCAATTTGGAACCaaaccgaaccaaaccgaccAAACTcagtcggttaattcggttaaaccCAAATTATGTTCACCCCTACCTAGCACTCTCATCCAAGCTGCACAAATTGAGTGCACACACGCATGCACACATGCATGCAGAAGAGAGAGGAGGAAATAAAAACCAGACTGGTTTCCCAAAAAAGGAATAAGGAAGAATTTCGACATTCCTTTATCTCCGAAAAACTGTAAAGAAATACCATCCCACCCCCCACACCCTGCGCAGGGGAAAAATACCTAGACCTCAAAGAATCTGTcaataaattcaaatataaaaaaccTCAGCTCAgcatgcgagagagagagagagagagagagagagaagacatgTTATCAATATAACATTCAAAATAGCCATTAAACAACAAGAGGAATCACCTTGCGATCCAAATTAAATCAATCGCACGAAAGTTCTCACATCCATCAAGCAAAACGTCTCATAACTACAATAAATATTCTGGGGTTTGGCTTAATcctaatttataaatatatatgttcTCCAAGTGAATCACTAG
It encodes the following:
- the LOC131150746 gene encoding mitochondrial outer membrane protein porin 2, with product MSKGPGLFSDIGKKAKDILTRDYSSDQKFTVSTYSDTGVALTSTAVKKGGLSTGDVAALYKYKNTVVDVKVDTQSNISTTLTISEVLPSTKTIASFKLPDYNSGKLEVQYFHHHATFTTAATLKQSPAIDLSATIGTPTIAFGAEAGYETATGSFAKYTAGISVTKPDSCASIILGDKGDTIRASYVHHLDLLKKSSAVGEITRRFSTNENTFTVGGSYAIDTLTVVKAKLNNHGKLGALLQHELIPKSVMTISGEFDTKALDKTPRFGVALALKP